A genomic region of Phragmitibacter flavus contains the following coding sequences:
- the gatB gene encoding Asp-tRNA(Asn)/Glu-tRNA(Gln) amidotransferase subunit GatB, whose product MPRYIVTIGLEVHAQLNTRSKMYCACPVEYGAEPNTMTCPVCLGLPGALPVLNLAAIEKTILTGLMLGCSTPEISKWDRKNYFYPDMPKNYQLSQFDLPLCLGGGVPLYDLAYPKDWQKRIENPGKVVKLTRIHLEEDVGKSTHTAAGTLVDFNRAGTPLMEIVSDPDLDSAEETVAYLNSLRQILIYGGGGGAGMGKGEMRCDVNISLRPEGQMELGAKIELKNLNSVSAVRRAIHFEIERQTEALDKGEKLVQSTRRWDDDRGETQLMRTKEDAHDYRYLPDPDLLPIRTLPIVERMRVLVPELPHQKRERFEQEYAVSAYDAGVLASDLGLADWFERSAGTDAKVPAKKVANWVINELLGKLNEAGSTLTESRVTPGALNELVGAVESGKISNNQAKEVFAEMFESGDAPGSIIKAKGFEQVSDTGALEALCDQVIAANPDKVAEFKSGNEKMLNWMTGQIMKSSGGKANPKVVGELLRGKLG is encoded by the coding sequence ATGCCCCGATATATTGTCACCATTGGTCTCGAAGTTCATGCGCAGCTGAATACGCGCAGCAAGATGTATTGTGCTTGTCCGGTGGAGTATGGGGCCGAGCCGAATACGATGACTTGTCCGGTTTGTTTGGGGTTGCCGGGGGCGTTGCCGGTGCTGAATTTGGCGGCGATTGAGAAAACGATTTTGACGGGGTTGATGCTGGGATGTTCGACGCCGGAAATCAGCAAATGGGATCGGAAGAACTATTTTTATCCGGACATGCCGAAGAATTATCAGTTGAGTCAGTTTGATCTGCCGCTGTGTTTGGGAGGCGGGGTGCCGTTGTATGATCTGGCTTATCCGAAAGACTGGCAGAAGCGCATTGAGAATCCCGGCAAGGTGGTGAAGCTGACACGGATTCATCTTGAGGAGGATGTGGGCAAGAGCACGCACACGGCGGCGGGGACGTTGGTGGATTTTAACCGCGCGGGGACGCCGTTGATGGAGATCGTGAGTGATCCGGATCTGGATTCAGCGGAGGAGACGGTGGCTTATTTAAACAGCCTGCGGCAGATTTTGATTTATGGCGGGGGGGGGGGTGCGGGCATGGGGAAGGGGGAGATGCGCTGTGATGTGAACATCAGTTTGCGGCCGGAGGGGCAGATGGAGTTGGGGGCGAAGATTGAGTTGAAGAATTTGAACTCGGTATCAGCGGTGCGTCGGGCGATTCATTTCGAGATTGAGCGGCAGACGGAAGCTCTCGACAAGGGCGAGAAACTGGTGCAGAGCACGCGTCGTTGGGATGACGACCGCGGGGAGACGCAGTTGATGCGGACGAAGGAGGATGCGCATGATTACCGGTATTTGCCTGATCCGGATTTGCTGCCGATCCGCACGTTGCCGATTGTTGAGCGGATGCGGGTTTTGGTGCCGGAGTTGCCGCATCAGAAGCGGGAGCGGTTTGAGCAGGAGTATGCGGTGAGTGCTTATGATGCGGGGGTGCTGGCGAGTGATCTTGGTCTGGCGGACTGGTTTGAGAGATCAGCGGGAACGGACGCGAAGGTTCCGGCCAAGAAGGTGGCGAACTGGGTGATCAATGAGCTGTTGGGCAAGTTGAACGAGGCGGGGTCGACATTGACGGAGAGTCGGGTGACGCCGGGGGCGTTGAATGAGCTGGTGGGCGCGGTGGAATCGGGCAAGATTTCCAACAATCAGGCGAAGGAAGTGTTTGCGGAGATGTTTGAGAGTGGGGATGCGCCGGGGTCAATCATCAAGGCGAAGGGATTTGAGCAGGTGAGTGACACCGGGGCGCTGGAGGCGTTGTGTGATCAGGTGATTGCAGCGAATCCGGACAAGGTGGCGGAGTTCAAGTCGGGGAATGAGAAGATGCTGAACTGGATGACGGGTCAGATCATGAAGTCGAGTGGTGGCAAGGCGAATCCGAAGGTGGTGGGGGAGCTGTTGAGAGGGAAGCTGGGGTGA
- a CDS encoding ATP-dependent DNA ligase, with product MQKLDVIEVRYDRGIFLPELDLWLDPQMGKDRAFVSHAHSDHFARHGWTLCSPVTGMLSRSRYGEGSLEVALMPDWKEVVVERGFELRLLPAGHILGSAMLHMTRLRDGATLLYTGDFKMRVGLSSEQAELIKADTLIMETTFGLPMYRFPASEKVIASVVAFVQETIEDRGIPVLLGYSLGKAQEVLAALNGAGVPVMLHASMVKLTKVYEELGYELPGWRVFKADEAAGHALIFPPSAARSLVVKKLKVCRTAMLSGWALTPGAKFRYQVDEVFPLSDHADYGELLDCVERVRPKLVYTVHGSTTEFARDLRERGVEAWSLIASNQLELGLGGEVKKEDEVGKVVEQVEGEMAVDAFAAWAMVCERVSAQSSRLKKQELLAEYLQKLPESEVERAVRWFAAILDDPTLQAPPLQTGWATIRQALLGVSGMREAEYRQIARSQNDTGRTAFLVLQRREGVNDSGGVALTDVAGVFVRLREARGPVAKASVLKEGLMGMSALEGSYVVRLLTGELRIGSREGLIEEAVARAFGCAGEEVREAAMLSGDIGRAALLAKGGRLKDAQPVLFVPVKVMLASPEETAEAIWDRLGAGVDRGSVWLEDKFDGIRAQVHVGAGRVEIFTRDLKLVTGQFPEIAEAALKMKDEVMVDGEIIAFADDKKLTFHDLQRRLGRKSQGDLFVPSDITVKYVVFDMMWRNGVSFLQEPLEKRRGQLEALVLPSLWQRIALMEAGSSEAVEEAFHAARRAGNEGLIAKDRNSFYTPGRRGKTWLKLKKAFSTLDVVVVKVEQGHGKRSHVLSDYTFAVRDERGALRVIGKAYSGLTDAEIEELTAVFVEDTISQKGNVRTVTPRVVLEIAFDSIQESKRHDSGLALRFPRIKAIRTDKGVEEIDSLEYARKLAGAG from the coding sequence ATGCAGAAGCTGGATGTGATTGAGGTGCGTTATGACCGGGGGATTTTCCTGCCGGAACTGGATCTGTGGCTCGATCCCCAAATGGGGAAAGATCGGGCGTTTGTTTCGCATGCGCACAGCGATCATTTTGCCCGGCATGGGTGGACCTTGTGCAGTCCGGTGACAGGGATGCTGAGTCGGAGTCGGTATGGGGAGGGGTCGTTGGAAGTGGCGTTGATGCCGGATTGGAAAGAGGTGGTGGTGGAGCGCGGATTTGAGCTGAGGTTGCTGCCGGCGGGGCATATCCTCGGCTCGGCGATGTTGCATATGACGCGCTTGCGCGATGGAGCGACGCTGCTATACACGGGGGACTTTAAGATGAGGGTGGGGCTGTCCTCCGAGCAGGCGGAGTTGATCAAGGCGGATACGTTGATCATGGAGACGACGTTTGGATTGCCGATGTATCGCTTTCCAGCGTCGGAGAAAGTGATCGCATCGGTGGTGGCGTTTGTGCAGGAGACGATTGAGGATCGGGGGATTCCGGTGCTGTTGGGGTATTCTCTGGGCAAGGCGCAGGAGGTGCTGGCGGCGCTGAATGGGGCGGGGGTGCCGGTGATGTTGCACGCGTCGATGGTGAAGCTGACGAAGGTGTATGAGGAGTTGGGGTATGAGCTGCCGGGATGGCGGGTTTTTAAGGCGGATGAGGCAGCGGGCCATGCTTTGATTTTTCCGCCGAGCGCGGCGCGTTCGCTGGTCGTGAAGAAATTAAAGGTCTGTCGGACAGCGATGTTGAGCGGGTGGGCATTGACGCCGGGGGCGAAGTTTCGGTATCAGGTGGATGAGGTTTTTCCGTTGAGTGATCATGCGGATTATGGGGAGTTGCTGGATTGTGTGGAAAGGGTGAGGCCGAAGCTGGTTTACACGGTGCATGGATCGACCACGGAGTTTGCGCGGGATTTGAGGGAGAGGGGAGTGGAGGCGTGGTCGTTGATTGCGAGCAATCAGTTGGAGCTGGGATTGGGAGGCGAGGTGAAGAAGGAAGATGAGGTGGGGAAGGTGGTGGAGCAGGTTGAGGGAGAAATGGCGGTGGATGCATTTGCGGCTTGGGCGATGGTTTGTGAGCGGGTTTCGGCGCAGTCGTCACGGTTGAAGAAGCAGGAGTTGCTGGCGGAGTATTTGCAGAAGCTGCCGGAGAGCGAAGTAGAGCGGGCGGTGAGGTGGTTTGCGGCGATCTTGGATGATCCGACCTTGCAGGCCCCGCCGTTGCAGACGGGATGGGCGACGATCCGGCAGGCGTTGTTGGGTGTGAGCGGAATGCGTGAGGCGGAATACCGGCAGATTGCACGTTCGCAGAATGACACGGGTCGGACGGCGTTTTTGGTCTTGCAGAGGCGGGAGGGAGTCAATGATTCGGGCGGGGTGGCTTTGACTGATGTGGCGGGGGTTTTTGTGAGGTTGCGTGAGGCTCGTGGACCGGTGGCGAAGGCGTCAGTGCTGAAAGAGGGTTTGATGGGAATGTCAGCGCTGGAGGGGAGTTATGTGGTGCGGCTTCTGACGGGGGAGTTAAGGATTGGATCGCGCGAGGGATTGATTGAAGAGGCGGTGGCGCGGGCATTTGGGTGCGCGGGTGAGGAGGTTCGTGAGGCGGCGATGTTGAGCGGCGACATTGGCCGGGCGGCGTTGCTGGCGAAGGGCGGTCGATTGAAGGATGCGCAGCCGGTCTTGTTTGTGCCGGTCAAGGTGATGCTGGCGAGTCCTGAGGAGACGGCCGAGGCGATTTGGGATCGGCTGGGAGCGGGGGTGGACCGGGGATCGGTGTGGCTGGAGGACAAGTTTGATGGGATTCGTGCGCAGGTGCATGTGGGGGCGGGACGGGTGGAGATTTTTACACGTGATTTGAAGTTGGTGACGGGTCAGTTTCCAGAGATCGCGGAGGCGGCGTTGAAGATGAAGGATGAGGTGATGGTGGACGGGGAGATCATCGCTTTTGCAGATGACAAGAAGCTGACGTTTCATGATTTGCAGCGTCGCTTGGGAAGGAAGTCGCAGGGGGATCTTTTTGTGCCCTCGGACATCACCGTGAAGTATGTGGTGTTTGATATGATGTGGCGAAATGGCGTGAGCTTTTTGCAGGAGCCGTTGGAGAAGCGCAGGGGGCAGTTGGAGGCGCTTGTGTTGCCGTCGTTGTGGCAGCGAATTGCCTTGATGGAGGCAGGTTCATCGGAGGCGGTGGAAGAGGCGTTTCATGCGGCGCGTCGGGCGGGAAATGAGGGGTTGATTGCGAAAGACCGGAACAGTTTTTACACGCCGGGAAGGCGCGGGAAGACGTGGTTGAAGTTGAAAAAGGCCTTTTCGACGTTGGATGTGGTGGTCGTGAAGGTGGAGCAGGGGCATGGCAAGCGCAGTCATGTGTTGAGCGACTACACCTTTGCAGTGCGGGACGAGCGGGGCGCTTTGCGGGTGATTGGGAAAGCGTATTCCGGTCTGACCGATGCGGAGATTGAGGAATTAACGGCAGTGTTTGTGGAAGACACAATCTCGCAGAAGGGAAATGTGCGGACGGTGACGCCGCGGGTGGTGTTGGAGATCGCGTTTGATTCGATCCAGGAGAGCAAGCGGCACGACAGCGGCCTGGCTCTACGGTTTCCGAGGATCAAGGCGATCCGAACGGACAAGGGGGTGGAGGAGATTGATTCGCTGGAGTATGCGCGAAAGCTGGCGGGAGCGGGTTAA
- a CDS encoding cell division protein FtsZ: MVEFDRTLEREPAPADNLKICVVGIGGGGLNVLDRISLDRMLDATVVAMHTDVRVLTHSMSAAKIQLGAEIMRGIGSGGDPELGREAAIASREKIRAVVSGHNMVFICCGLGGGTGSGAAPVVARIAKESGALVFVFATTPFVFEGRRRLKQAETAMDELQGHVDALILFENNRMGELVLPKEGIQKAFSQADQLIGHSLRAIATMVTQPGIVRMGLADLMTALNSPNARCLFGFGEARGANRVADALKRSLKSPLVNQGQLLQNARNLLVHVAGGESLTLSEVEALMKQLSKCVPESTQIMFGLAVDPRMGDAISVTLVSSLSAQEMSTESDAGQKELKQPQPQPERNENHAPALPFETEKAAVEAEVKREEAPEAPALPMAESKVEAEVEVKQEPAVVIAPVAVAVAPAPAPVPAPVAAVEPTPAPAPAPAPKFEVVTSAMVERDLFGAELVESVAPATEPKPQQAVVSTTHAQVRITIPKQVAEKEPAVEEPVTPKMEAHVVEPPPAPVVESQVQAAPVVQQSVVAPAAPAKSIFSVIDNADDDDDDEEEEDQQGHEADLEDSDTPWADKYAHPPKPAAAAPTAEGRGREPAMASAAPIQGAGTPAGFKQGNFNLNQDEAGRFKGTTKTIVEGEDLDVPTWMRLKQKRS; this comes from the coding sequence ATGGTAGAATTCGACCGCACCCTTGAACGCGAGCCCGCACCGGCCGACAACTTGAAGATCTGCGTGGTAGGCATTGGTGGCGGTGGCCTCAATGTCCTGGATCGCATCTCACTGGACCGGATGCTGGATGCCACGGTGGTGGCGATGCATACGGATGTGAGGGTGCTGACCCATTCGATGTCGGCGGCAAAGATTCAACTGGGTGCTGAAATCATGCGCGGCATTGGCAGTGGTGGCGATCCTGAACTGGGGCGCGAGGCGGCGATCGCTTCGAGGGAAAAAATTCGCGCGGTGGTGAGCGGCCACAACATGGTGTTTATCTGTTGTGGTCTCGGTGGTGGCACCGGTTCGGGTGCGGCCCCGGTGGTGGCGCGCATTGCGAAGGAGAGCGGGGCGCTGGTGTTTGTGTTTGCGACCACGCCGTTTGTGTTTGAAGGGCGTCGTCGGCTTAAACAGGCGGAGACCGCGATGGACGAATTGCAGGGGCATGTTGACGCGTTGATTCTGTTTGAGAACAACCGCATGGGCGAACTGGTGCTGCCGAAAGAAGGCATTCAGAAAGCGTTCAGTCAGGCGGACCAGTTGATTGGTCACAGCCTCCGTGCGATTGCGACGATGGTGACGCAACCGGGGATTGTTCGTATGGGGCTGGCCGATCTGATGACGGCGTTGAACAGTCCGAATGCGCGTTGTTTGTTTGGATTTGGTGAGGCCCGAGGGGCGAACCGGGTGGCGGATGCGTTGAAGCGTTCGTTGAAGAGTCCATTGGTGAACCAGGGGCAGTTGTTGCAGAATGCGCGCAACCTTCTGGTGCATGTCGCTGGCGGCGAGAGCCTGACGCTTTCGGAAGTCGAAGCATTGATGAAGCAACTGAGCAAATGTGTGCCGGAGAGCACGCAGATCATGTTCGGGTTGGCCGTTGATCCGCGCATGGGCGATGCCATTTCGGTGACTCTGGTGAGCTCGCTGAGTGCGCAGGAGATGTCAACCGAGTCGGATGCTGGGCAGAAGGAGTTGAAGCAACCACAGCCGCAGCCTGAGAGGAATGAGAATCACGCTCCCGCGCTGCCTTTCGAGACGGAAAAAGCGGCTGTTGAGGCAGAGGTGAAGCGTGAAGAAGCGCCTGAAGCACCTGCGTTGCCAATGGCGGAGTCGAAGGTTGAAGCTGAGGTTGAGGTGAAGCAGGAACCGGCGGTGGTGATTGCTCCGGTGGCAGTCGCGGTTGCGCCAGCTCCTGCTCCTGTTCCTGCTCCAGTTGCAGCGGTAGAGCCAACACCCGCACCTGCGCCTGCACCTGCTCCCAAGTTTGAGGTGGTGACGTCGGCAATGGTCGAGCGTGATCTTTTCGGAGCTGAATTGGTGGAGTCGGTTGCCCCGGCAACGGAACCCAAACCGCAGCAGGCGGTGGTCAGCACCACGCATGCGCAGGTGCGGATCACCATTCCAAAACAGGTGGCCGAAAAGGAGCCAGCGGTGGAAGAACCGGTGACCCCCAAGATGGAAGCCCATGTGGTTGAGCCTCCTCCTGCTCCTGTGGTGGAAAGCCAGGTGCAGGCGGCACCTGTCGTGCAGCAGTCGGTGGTCGCACCTGCTGCGCCAGCAAAATCGATTTTCTCGGTGATCGACAACGCTGATGACGACGATGATGATGAGGAGGAGGAAGATCAGCAGGGCCATGAAGCTGATCTTGAGGACAGCGACACCCCCTGGGCAGACAAGTATGCTCACCCTCCCAAACCAGCAGCGGCGGCTCCGACGGCAGAGGGGCGGGGGCGTGAACCCGCCATGGCATCGGCAGCCCCGATTCAGGGGGCGGGAACCCCTGCGGGTTTCAAACAGGGCAATTTTAATCTGAATCAAGACGAAGCCGGGCGGTTCAAGGGAACCACCAAGACCATCGTTGAAGGAGAAGATCTTGATGTGCCGACCTGGATGCGTTTGAAGCAGAAGCGCAGCTAG
- the ftsA gene encoding cell division protein FtsA: MARSTIYAGLEIGTSKICVVVGEVKKDGAIKILGVGQAPSRGIRKGEIVDFDIAQTCLNDALLRAEDRSDVMIRNVFLGVTGSHIESLNHAGVYRLPPDQNQITEDDLEDVREIACNVDIPQNHVFLHRIARKYGVDGQEQVRSLIGRTAERLDAEFHIIHGVRSRVQNSIRLVRQVPLEVEDAVFLPLAAAQVVLTKEAKQHGALMIDFGGGTADYVLYAEGMLTASGSVPLGGDHITNDISLCFQIPHARAERLKVEEGSAADVELEPGEMIRVDDENGMFVGEIERALLNEVIHMRTREILEQVYERCAPHMGRLGAGVYLTGGVSQMRGIDQVAKDVFGVRITRSGSSASGGVAATYENPCYSAPIGLIRYAQLMDAEKPWLSPLAKLGRRMAEVFSTWTF, encoded by the coding sequence ATGGCTCGTAGCACTATTTATGCGGGACTAGAAATAGGCACTTCCAAGATCTGCGTCGTTGTTGGCGAAGTGAAGAAGGATGGTGCCATCAAGATTCTTGGCGTTGGCCAGGCTCCTTCGCGCGGCATTCGCAAAGGGGAGATCGTGGATTTTGACATTGCGCAGACTTGTTTGAACGATGCGTTGCTGCGTGCGGAGGACCGCAGCGATGTGATGATCCGCAACGTGTTTCTTGGAGTGACAGGTTCGCACATTGAGAGTCTGAATCATGCGGGGGTGTATCGTCTGCCGCCGGATCAGAATCAGATCACGGAAGACGATTTGGAAGACGTGCGGGAGATTGCCTGCAACGTGGACATTCCACAGAATCATGTTTTTCTCCATCGCATTGCGCGCAAGTATGGCGTGGATGGACAGGAGCAGGTGCGGTCGTTGATTGGTCGCACGGCGGAACGATTGGATGCGGAGTTTCACATCATTCACGGGGTGCGCAGCCGGGTGCAGAATTCGATCCGACTGGTGCGTCAGGTTCCCTTGGAGGTGGAGGATGCGGTGTTTCTTCCGCTGGCGGCAGCGCAGGTGGTGCTCACCAAGGAAGCGAAGCAGCATGGGGCTTTGATGATCGATTTCGGCGGTGGCACGGCAGATTACGTGCTGTATGCGGAGGGCATGCTGACGGCGTCGGGTTCGGTGCCGCTGGGGGGGGATCACATTACCAATGACATTTCCCTTTGTTTCCAGATTCCGCATGCAAGGGCGGAGCGTTTGAAGGTGGAAGAGGGATCGGCGGCTGATGTCGAGCTTGAGCCTGGGGAGATGATTCGTGTGGACGATGAGAACGGCATGTTTGTCGGAGAGATTGAGCGTGCCTTGTTGAATGAAGTGATTCACATGCGGACGCGTGAGATTCTTGAGCAGGTCTATGAACGCTGCGCTCCGCACATGGGCCGACTTGGTGCAGGGGTTTATTTGACCGGTGGGGTGAGCCAGATGCGCGGCATTGATCAGGTGGCGAAAGATGTGTTTGGGGTGCGTATCACTCGTTCGGGCTCTTCGGCCTCGGGCGGGGTGGCGGCAACTTATGAAAATCCTTGTTATTCCGCACCTATCGGACTGATCCGCTACGCGCAGCTGATGGATGCTGAAAAACCGTGGCTTTCTCCGCTTGCCAAGTTGGGGCGTCGCATGGCAGAAGTGTTCAGCACCTGGACTTTCTAA
- a CDS encoding cell division protein FtsQ/DivIB, translating to MFFSGNIRRKTKKVQGNFVFRRKKAKVTRLEVRHRMELNPETDATRRQKRLRTAGAGVKVAAGLLFVMGLFSAGVIVVKQAFMENERFQLKHISVVTDGAAGLSAGQIVEASGLHEGVNMLSVSLVRVKEQLTALPQVKSAKVTRGYPGIVFLEVMQRTPVAWLECKGKNVDAKVAGRGCLLDAEGFVVPSGELSDEQRALPVIEVADVGRLIPGQGIDSPDVLAALNFIQQHHVTGLSHLIRLKRVDASRAYAFKAVFENQVTAVFPRHDLQDQMQRMARIVELSEEKDWNLASVNLLVQLNVPVTFHDGSVVNDPLHKPALRRETLARSN from the coding sequence ATGTTCTTTTCCGGCAACATTCGTCGCAAGACCAAAAAGGTGCAGGGCAACTTCGTTTTCCGTCGCAAGAAAGCGAAGGTGACACGTCTGGAGGTGCGGCATCGCATGGAGCTGAACCCGGAGACGGATGCCACGCGGCGTCAGAAGCGTCTGCGCACGGCAGGTGCGGGCGTTAAGGTGGCGGCGGGATTGCTGTTTGTGATGGGACTGTTTAGCGCCGGGGTGATTGTGGTGAAGCAGGCCTTCATGGAGAACGAAAGGTTTCAGTTGAAACACATTTCGGTGGTGACGGATGGAGCGGCGGGTTTGTCTGCGGGTCAGATCGTGGAGGCTTCCGGTCTTCATGAGGGGGTGAACATGCTGTCGGTTTCGCTCGTGCGGGTGAAGGAGCAGCTCACGGCGCTGCCGCAGGTGAAGTCGGCGAAAGTGACTCGCGGATATCCCGGCATTGTGTTTCTTGAGGTGATGCAACGCACGCCGGTGGCCTGGTTGGAGTGCAAAGGGAAGAATGTCGATGCCAAAGTGGCGGGTCGGGGTTGTCTGCTTGATGCGGAAGGATTTGTGGTGCCCAGTGGTGAGTTGTCGGATGAGCAGCGGGCTTTGCCGGTGATTGAGGTGGCGGATGTGGGACGCTTGATTCCGGGTCAGGGCATTGATTCGCCTGATGTGCTGGCGGCTTTAAACTTTATCCAACAGCATCATGTCACCGGGCTGAGTCATTTGATCCGTTTGAAGCGGGTGGATGCTTCGCGAGCCTATGCATTCAAGGCGGTTTTTGAGAATCAGGTGACTGCGGTTTTTCCACGTCACGATTTGCAGGACCAGATGCAGCGCATGGCGCGAATTGTTGAGCTGTCTGAAGAGAAGGACTGGAATCTGGCGAGCGTGAATCTTTTGGTGCAGCTCAATGTTCCGGTGACTTTTCATGATGGCTCGGTGGTGAATGATCCTCTGCACAAACCGGCGTTGCGTCGGGAAACGCTGGCTCGCAGCAACTGA
- a CDS encoding D-alanine--D-alanine ligase family protein, with product MNLKNHTIAVLKGGPGSERAVSLKSAESVSEALQSLGAEVVEVDVTSTDVVVPEGVLVAVNMIHGTFGEDGQLQEALEKQGVAYTGAGVESSRVAFDKLLSKEKFLAAGVPTPRSQTLKLNGSDELKLSLPLVVKPPREGSSVGVHLVRTEDELAVALDDAKRFGDETLVEELIDGKELTVGVLGEQVLPVIHIEPVSGFYDINNKYPWMGGTGKTLYHCPADLDEATTARVQSAALAAMRSIGIEVYGRVDVILREDGEPFVLEVNTIPGMTVSSLLPKAALAAGIEFPQLMERIVELSLQARGAREVTLA from the coding sequence ATGAATCTGAAAAATCACACTATTGCTGTTTTGAAAGGCGGACCTGGCTCAGAGCGTGCGGTCTCGCTGAAATCAGCGGAGAGTGTGTCGGAAGCGTTGCAATCGCTTGGTGCAGAAGTGGTTGAAGTGGATGTTACCTCGACGGATGTGGTCGTTCCTGAGGGAGTTTTGGTGGCGGTGAACATGATTCACGGCACATTTGGTGAAGATGGGCAATTACAGGAGGCTTTAGAAAAACAAGGCGTTGCCTACACTGGCGCCGGGGTGGAGTCGAGCCGTGTGGCGTTCGATAAACTGCTGAGCAAAGAGAAGTTTTTGGCGGCTGGAGTGCCGACGCCGCGCAGTCAGACCTTAAAATTGAATGGCAGCGATGAGTTGAAACTGTCGTTGCCGTTGGTGGTGAAACCGCCGCGTGAGGGGTCGAGTGTGGGTGTGCATTTAGTGCGCACGGAAGACGAGCTGGCGGTGGCATTGGACGACGCGAAGCGCTTTGGAGACGAAACGCTGGTCGAAGAATTGATCGACGGTAAAGAGCTGACAGTCGGTGTGCTCGGCGAGCAGGTGCTGCCAGTGATTCATATTGAGCCGGTGAGCGGTTTTTACGACATCAATAACAAATATCCCTGGATGGGTGGCACGGGCAAAACGCTTTATCATTGTCCAGCAGACCTTGATGAGGCGACCACAGCGCGGGTGCAGTCGGCTGCGCTGGCGGCGATGAGATCCATTGGGATTGAAGTTTATGGCCGGGTGGATGTGATCCTGCGCGAAGACGGCGAGCCGTTTGTGCTGGAGGTGAACACAATCCCCGGGATGACGGTGAGCAGTCTGCTGCCCAAGGCCGCGCTTGCGGCCGGGATTGAGTTTCCACAGTTGATGGAGCGAATTGTTGAATTGTCCCTTCAGGCACGGGGTGCCAGGGAGGTAACTTTGGCTTAA
- a CDS encoding exopolysaccharide biosynthesis polyprenyl glycosylphosphotransferase — protein MISQRARGLATLHATAQAVVSLIIFWCWAGLHFELRASAVQPDYARYAQYSLLVVLAHYLDLALSNRKDVNLLYLDMAVNSRISLRQCANVSLVLMAYLVAVKDSMISRAFLFSWIPLLYSALFITNKYLPRLLASAAFYTARRHRILFVGSSKHTDRLKIWADRRALYGFETIGIVPTDGEVPDDSCLRMLGKPEDLAKVLLRERPSHLILTEFSTQSNEGRKIADLCERNGVRLLIVNDLSDYLGRPVAVVEHDEFCLMGLRREPLESPFNRVVKRALDIIIAIPVVFIVIPITSVFVWLGQRIQSPGPVFHRQTRSGINNRDFTIIKFRTMHVHDGSQDQQATRGDARVYPLGRFLRRFSLDELPQFINVLNGEMSAVGPRPHLPAHNDWFMEEVNHYNVRTFIKPGITGLAQVRGHRGETKCKDQINARIDMDLHYVENWSLTLDLMIVLRTMRHMVLPPKSAY, from the coding sequence ATGATCTCACAACGTGCACGAGGATTGGCTACGCTGCATGCGACCGCACAAGCGGTGGTGTCACTAATAATCTTCTGGTGTTGGGCCGGTCTCCATTTCGAGCTGCGTGCCTCAGCGGTGCAGCCCGACTACGCCCGCTATGCCCAATATTCATTGCTCGTAGTGCTCGCCCACTATCTCGATCTGGCGTTGTCCAACCGCAAGGACGTCAACCTTCTCTATCTGGACATGGCGGTCAACTCACGCATCAGTCTCCGCCAATGCGCCAACGTCTCCTTGGTCCTCATGGCCTACCTCGTTGCAGTGAAGGACAGCATGATTTCCCGCGCCTTTTTGTTCAGCTGGATTCCCCTCCTCTACTCTGCGCTCTTCATTACCAACAAATACCTGCCCCGGCTCCTTGCCTCTGCCGCTTTCTACACTGCCCGCCGCCACCGCATCCTGTTTGTGGGTTCCAGCAAACACACTGATCGTCTCAAAATCTGGGCCGACCGACGTGCGCTCTATGGGTTTGAAACCATCGGCATTGTGCCAACCGATGGCGAAGTTCCAGACGACTCCTGTCTCCGTATGCTTGGCAAACCGGAAGACCTTGCAAAAGTGCTTCTGCGTGAGCGCCCCTCTCATTTGATCCTGACCGAATTTTCCACCCAGTCAAACGAGGGCCGCAAAATCGCCGACCTCTGTGAGCGCAACGGAGTTCGGCTTCTGATCGTGAATGACCTTTCCGATTACCTCGGTCGTCCGGTGGCTGTGGTCGAGCACGATGAGTTTTGCCTCATGGGCCTGCGTCGCGAACCACTCGAAAGTCCATTCAATCGAGTCGTGAAACGTGCGCTCGACATCATCATCGCGATACCTGTCGTGTTTATCGTCATTCCCATCACCAGCGTGTTCGTCTGGCTCGGGCAACGTATTCAATCCCCTGGCCCGGTATTCCACCGTCAAACCAGATCCGGCATCAACAACCGCGATTTCACCATCATCAAATTCCGCACCATGCACGTGCATGACGGCAGTCAGGATCAGCAAGCCACCCGCGGTGATGCCAGGGTCTATCCTCTGGGGCGGTTCCTTCGCCGCTTCAGCCTTGATGAGTTGCCGCAGTTCATCAATGTGCTGAATGGCGAGATGAGTGCCGTCGGCCCACGTCCCCACCTGCCCGCCCACAACGACTGGTTCATGGAAGAGGTCAACCACTACAACGTGCGCACCTTCATCAAACCCGGCATCACCGGCCTTGCCCAGGTGCGTGGCCATCGTGGTGAAACCAAGTGCAAGGACCAGATCAACGCCCGTATCGACATGGACCTCCACTACGTGGAAAACTGGTCGCTCACCCTTGACCTGATGATCGTCCTCCGCACCATGCGCCACATGGTGCTGCCTCCCAAGTCGGCCTACTAA